A genomic window from Salvia miltiorrhiza cultivar Shanhuang (shh) chromosome 5, IMPLAD_Smil_shh, whole genome shotgun sequence includes:
- the LOC131024873 gene encoding probable phospholipid hydroperoxide glutathione peroxidase — translation MASMSFSSVFSAPLQSLALNKQHLPSNSVLAFLESSNWSSLSSSKSTFLRDGFPVLSPILSGFSFKSRSFASVYARAATGKTIHDFSVKDIDGKDVALSKFKGKVLLIVNVASRCGLTSSNYTELSHIYEKYKTQGLEILAFPCNQFGAQEPGSNEDIKNFACTRFKAEFPIFDKVDVNGPNTAPVYQYLKSSAGGFLGDLVKWNFEKFLVDKNGKVVERYPPTTSPFQIEKDIQKLLAA, via the exons ATGGCTTCCATGTCCTTCTCTTCAGTCTTCTCAGCGCCGCTGCAGAGTTTAGCTCTCAATAAACAGCACCTCCCCTCCAATTCCGTGCTGGCGTTTCTCGAATCGTCGAATTGGTCGAGTCTCAGCTCTTCGAAATCCACGTTTCTTCGAGATGGCTTCCCCGTTTTATCCCCGATTCTATCTGGCTTCTCTTTCAAATCCCGATCGTTCGCCTCTGTTTACGCCAGAGCTGCTACGGGGAAGACCATTCATGATTTCAGTGTCAAG GATATCGATGGGAAGGACGTTGCACTTAGCAAATTCAAAGGAAAAGTACTCTTAATAGTAAATGTTGCTTCAAGATG TGGTTTGACGTCATCAAATTATACTGAGCTTTCTCATATATACGAAAAGTACAAAACTCAAG GACTCGAAATTTTGGCCTTCCCTTGTAATCAGTTTGGGGCCCAAGAGCCAGGATCGAATGAGGACATTAAGAATTTTGCTTGTACACGATTTAAAGCAGAATTCCCAATTTTCGATAAG GTTGATGTTAATGGACCAAATACAGCTCCGGTTTATCAATATTTGAAATCCAGCGCTGGAGGATTTCTAGGTGATTTAGTTAAATGGAATTTTGAGAAGTTCCTGGTGGACAAAAATGGCAAAGTAGTCGAAAGATATCCACCAACAACCTCCCCATTCCAAATAGAG AAGGACATCCAGAAGCTTCTTGCAGCATGA
- the LOC131024877 gene encoding probable protein phosphatase 2C 60 — protein MGIYLSTPKTEKFSEDGENDKLRFGLSSMQGWRANMEDAHAAVLNLDNSASFFGVYDGHGGKVVAKFCAKFLHHQILKHEAYLAGDIGAALQKAFLRMDEMMRGQRGWRELAVLGDKINKFSGMIEGLIWSPRSGDKHDQVDEWTFEEGPHSDFSGPTSGSTACVAVIAEKQLVVANAGDSRCVISRNGQAYNLSRDHKPELEAERERILKAGGFIHAGRVNGSLNLSRAIGDMEFKQNKFLPVEKQIVTADPDVNTVELTDEDEFIVLACDGIWDCMSSQQLVEFIHEQLRHESKLSLVCEKVLDRCLAPIAGGEGCDNMTMILIQFKKPNQSGEPSDKKSPASDPESSSKATSE, from the exons ATGGGAATATACCTCAGTACTCCTAAAACTGAGAAATTCTCCGAAGATGGTGAAAATGATAAACTTAGGTTTGGTCTGTCCTCCATGCAAGGATGGCGTGCTAATATGGAGGATGCT CATGCTGCAGTTCTGAATTTGGATAACTCCGCATCATTCTTTGGTGTTTACGACGGTCATGGAG GTAAGGTGGTTGCCAAATTCTGTGCTAAGTTCCTGCACCATCAAATACTGAAGCATGAAGCATATTTAGCTGGTGATATTGGAGCAGCTCTTCAGAAAGCTTTCCTCAG GATGGATGAAATGATGCGCGGACAGAGAGGCTGGAGGGAGTTGGCTGTCCTGGGAGATAAAATAAACAAGTTTAGTGGTATGATAGAGGGTCTGATATGGTCTCCAAGAAGTGGTGACAAACATGACCAAGTTGACGAATGGACATTTGAGGAG GGACCACATTCTGATTTTTCTGGACCAACTTCTGGAAGTACTGCTTGTGTTGCAGTCATCGCGGAGAAGCAACTTGTTGTTGCCAATGCAGGTGATTCGCGCTGCGTGATTTCTAGGAACGGTCAG GCATACAACCTTTCAAGAGACCATAAACCTGAACTGGAGGCTGAGAGGGAGAGAATTTTAAAAGCAGGAGGATTTATCCACGCGGGGCGTGTTAATGGCAGTTTGAACCTTTCAAGAGCTATAG GTGATATGGAATTCAAACAGAACAAATTTTTGCCTGTAGAAAAACAAATAGTTACTGCCGATCCAGATGTCAATACC GTTGAACTTACAGATGAGGATGAGTTCATTGTGCTTGCCTGTGATGGCATTTG GGATTGCATGTCGAGCCAACAACTTGTGGAGTTCATACATGAACAGCTGCGACAT GAGAGTAAGCTCTCGTTGGTGTGCGAGAAAGTACTAGACCGGTGCTTGGCACCTATAGCCGGAGGCGAGGGCTGCGACAACATGACCATGATACTGATCCAATTCAAGAAACCCAACCAGTCAGGAGAGCCTTCAGACAAGAAATCCCCAGCTTCTGATCCAGAGTCATCATCTAAAGCCACCTCGGAGTGA